A region of Nostoc sp. 'Peltigera membranacea cyanobiont' N6 DNA encodes the following proteins:
- a CDS encoding beta strand repeat-containing protein: MTKNYRLYRCLQFGLAGLLGCLSVSLLTSKTQAQQSNIVPDSTLGAESSQVIDNFQGLPIEVITGGATRKINLFHSFQEFNVSEGRGAYFFSPSANIQNILARVTGNNPSEILGRLGTFGNSSPNLFLINPNGIVFGKNANLDVQGSFMGTIANGIEFGNQGIFSATNPQAVPLLTINPSVLLFNQIQADRGIINQSQAPAGTNLIRQDVTGLRVSDGKSLLLVGGNINIDGGGIHAYGGNVELAGLAAPGNVGLNIAGDNLGLVIPENVERANVSLSNGAEVNVRGADGGSITIQARNVNLSGGSILRAGINTGLGTPNSKGGDITINATGATTLIDESGIANVVQERAFGNAGDINIATGTLTLSNSGQINANLYGQGNGGNVNINAQGDISFRNSKPGEFNGISLKVVEGAIGNGANLTINTSSLEINDGYEIQGSTRGKGNSGNIIINARNNISLDGNDGNIFSRIINDVQPTAEGNAGNIQITTSTLKITNGAFISSSTSGKGNAGNISINALDNIAFDTNSNASSNVFNEGVGNGGNIYLKTGSLSLINGSQISTNVSGQGNAGNITIEASDNVKIDGVFIDAGKFDLNNLDYDAFSALKSNLSIGGIGKAGNIQVTTGSLSVTNGAVIYSFTAGVGNAGNITINARDNVTFSGFGGRAKSGSLASSEGGGVENGISNSGDIRITASNLLFKDGGRLTASNGGQGNGGNIFLDVGNTITFDGIGGNGSPSSAFTQGYNGNAGNIQVETGSLFLTNGGTIFSSHFRGKGNGGNITINARDRVKIDGVVKGVTVGTGQIIDILSNIASSLLDGEGKGGDIEITTGSFFITNGAFISGDTAGQGNGGNITINARDTVTLDGGENSLFALVSTSTANNSVGSAGDIRINARELFLKNGGILTAYSSGQGNGGNIFIDTRDAVIIDGITGKKTTGVSSSLFGGAGKGGDIQITTNSLTLSNGAILLASSFGKGNAGDIIVNADDAVGIDGVGSNGSSSGVFTTFQGEDEGRGGNIKLTTASLFLTNGGIVNAGTYSRGNGGNITIDARDRILIDGISTTGFSSGVFSTVNSAAVGNGGNINLTTDSLFLNNGGISSSSFGQGKAGDININSGSTTLDNQAAIAAITNSGDGGNINLTVNDLLLLRGGSQISTTAGTAQLGGNGGNININSKYIIAIPEENSDITANAFTGIGGKVEINSQGIFGIESRPKPTEKSDITASSELGVAGVININAPDTSSIKNSFTELPPVIDTNALIANSCISRGTKRQENSFTITGSGALTTNRPGVLVSNYTTGEVRGVETTSRPWKKGDPIIEPTGLYRLNNGQLLLSRECSN; the protein is encoded by the coding sequence ATGACGAAAAACTACAGATTATACAGGTGTTTGCAGTTCGGATTGGCAGGGTTGCTGGGCTGTTTAAGTGTAAGTCTCCTCACTAGCAAAACCCAGGCACAGCAAAGCAATATCGTGCCTGATAGTACACTTGGCGCTGAGTCCTCTCAAGTTATAGACAACTTCCAAGGACTACCCATTGAAGTAATTACAGGTGGTGCAACTCGCAAAATCAATCTTTTTCACAGCTTTCAAGAATTTAATGTCAGCGAGGGACGCGGGGCTTATTTTTTCAGTCCTAGCGCCAATATTCAGAATATTTTGGCACGGGTGACAGGTAATAACCCTTCCGAAATTTTGGGGAGACTGGGCACATTTGGTAATTCCAGCCCGAATTTATTCTTGATAAATCCCAATGGGATTGTCTTTGGGAAAAATGCCAATTTAGACGTGCAAGGTTCATTTATGGGGACGATTGCAAACGGGATTGAGTTTGGCAATCAAGGGATTTTTAGTGCCACAAATCCCCAAGCTGTGCCGTTGTTGACTATTAATCCTTCAGTATTGCTGTTTAATCAAATCCAAGCAGATAGGGGAATTATTAATCAATCCCAAGCACCCGCAGGTACTAATCTCATCAGACAAGATGTTACGGGTTTGCGAGTTAGTGATGGTAAAAGTTTGCTGCTTGTTGGTGGAAATATCAATATTGATGGTGGTGGAATTCACGCTTATGGCGGAAATGTTGAGTTAGCAGGTTTGGCTGCACCGGGAAATGTGGGATTGAATATTGCAGGTGATAATCTGGGTTTAGTTATACCTGAAAATGTGGAACGCGCCAATGTTTCGCTGAGTAATGGTGCAGAAGTTAATGTTCGCGGTGCGGATGGCGGTAGTATCACAATTCAGGCTCGAAATGTAAATTTATCAGGGGGAAGTATATTAAGAGCAGGAATAAATACAGGTTTAGGTACTCCAAATAGTAAAGGTGGAGATATTACTATTAATGCTACAGGAGCAACAACGTTAATAGATGAAAGCGGCATTGCTAATGTAGTGCAAGAAAGGGCATTTGGTAATGCTGGCGATATCAACATTGCAACTGGGACATTGACGTTAAGTAATAGCGGACAAATAAATGCTAATCTCTACGGACAAGGCAATGGAGGAAATGTCAATATCAATGCTCAAGGTGATATCAGTTTTCGTAACTCAAAACCAGGGGAATTTAACGGAATTAGTTTAAAGGTAGTTGAGGGTGCAATAGGTAATGGTGCAAACCTTACTATCAATACCAGTTCATTGGAAATAAATGATGGTTATGAAATTCAAGGTAGCACTAGAGGAAAAGGTAATTCTGGTAATATCATAATTAATGCTCGTAATAATATTTCGTTAGATGGTAATGACGGTAATATATTTAGCCGGATTATTAATGATGTGCAACCCACTGCTGAAGGTAACGCAGGTAATATTCAAATCACAACAAGTACTCTAAAAATTACCAATGGAGCCTTTATTAGTAGCAGTACCAGTGGCAAAGGAAATGCAGGGAATATCAGCATTAATGCCCTTGATAATATAGCCTTTGATACTAATAGCAATGCTAGTAGTAATGTTTTTAATGAGGGGGTAGGTAACGGAGGAAATATTTATCTTAAAACAGGTTCCCTCTCGTTAATTAACGGTAGTCAAATATCAACAAATGTATCAGGGCAAGGTAATGCCGGAAATATTACTATTGAAGCCTCTGATAATGTCAAGATAGATGGCGTTTTTATCGACGCAGGTAAGTTTGACCTTAATAACTTGGATTATGATGCGTTCAGTGCTTTGAAAAGCAATTTAAGCATTGGAGGTATCGGGAAAGCAGGAAACATTCAAGTTACAACAGGATCACTTTCTGTTACTAATGGTGCCGTAATATACAGCTTTACTGCTGGAGTTGGAAATGCAGGAAATATTACTATTAATGCCCGCGATAATGTGACATTTTCAGGTTTCGGGGGCAGGGCAAAATCTGGAAGTCTAGCATCATCTGAAGGTGGGGGTGTGGAAAACGGGATAAGTAATAGTGGTGATATTCGCATCACTGCAAGTAATTTACTATTTAAAGATGGCGGCCGATTAACTGCTAGCAACGGCGGACAAGGAAATGGAGGTAATATCTTTCTTGATGTTGGCAATACTATTACTTTTGATGGAATTGGCGGTAATGGTTCACCAAGTAGTGCCTTTACGCAAGGATACAATGGTAACGCCGGAAATATTCAAGTTGAAACAGGATCGCTATTTTTAACAAATGGCGGTACGATATTTTCTTCACATTTCAGAGGAAAAGGTAATGGTGGAAATATCACCATCAATGCTCGTGATCGTGTCAAAATTGATGGTGTCGTCAAAGGTGTAACTGTTGGTACTGGTCAAATTATTGATATACTTAGTAATATAGCTAGTTCCTTGCTAGATGGTGAAGGTAAAGGAGGTGACATCGAAATAACAACCGGGTCATTTTTTATCACCAACGGTGCATTCATTTCTGGAGATACAGCTGGACAGGGAAATGGAGGCAATATCACCATCAACGCCCGCGATACAGTAACTTTGGATGGTGGAGAAAATAGTTTATTTGCTTTGGTAAGCACTAGTACGGCAAACAATAGCGTGGGTAGCGCTGGGGATATCCGCATCAACGCCAGAGAATTATTTCTAAAAAATGGTGGTATACTCACCGCTTATAGTAGTGGTCAAGGGAATGGTGGTAATATCTTTATCGATACACGCGATGCTGTAATTATCGATGGTATTACTGGTAAAAAGACGACTGGCGTTTCTAGTTCTTTGTTCGGAGGTGCTGGCAAAGGTGGGGATATTCAAATAACAACCAATTCCTTAACACTAAGCAACGGCGCAATACTTCTTGCTAGCAGTTTCGGTAAAGGTAATGCGGGTGACATTATAGTTAATGCTGACGATGCTGTTGGCATTGATGGTGTCGGTAGTAATGGAAGTTCAAGCGGTGTTTTTACTACCTTCCAAGGTGAAGATGAAGGTAGGGGAGGCAATATTAAGCTGACAACAGCTTCTTTATTTTTAACCAATGGGGGAATAGTCAATGCTGGTACTTATTCTAGAGGCAATGGGGGTAATATCACCATTGATGCACGCGATCGCATTTTAATCGACGGTATTAGCACTACAGGTTTTTCTAGCGGTGTTTTTAGCACAGTTAATTCAGCAGCTGTAGGCAATGGAGGCAATATTAACCTGACAACAGATTCTTTATTTTTAAATAACGGGGGAATCAGTTCCAGCAGCTTTGGGCAAGGGAAAGCTGGAGATATTAATATTAATTCTGGTTCCACAACACTTGACAACCAAGCAGCTATTGCAGCAATAACCAACTCTGGTGATGGTGGAAATATCAATTTAACTGTCAACGATCTTTTACTATTGCGTGGCGGTAGCCAAATTTCGACCACCGCAGGTACAGCGCAATTAGGTGGCAATGGTGGTAACATCAATATCAATTCAAAATATATCATTGCTATCCCCGAAGAAAACAGCGATATCACAGCCAATGCTTTTACAGGAATCGGTGGAAAGGTTGAAATTAATTCTCAAGGTATTTTCGGTATTGAGTCACGCCCAAAACCAACCGAGAAAAGTGATATTACTGCAAGTTCTGAACTTGGCGTTGCTGGTGTAATCAACATTAACGCACCCGATACCAGTTCCATCAAAAATAGCTTCACCGAATTACCTCCAGTCATCGACACCAACGCACTCATTGCCAATAGTTGCATTTCTCGCGGTACTAAGCGGCAAGAAAACTCTTTTACTATTACTGGTTCTGGTGCTTTGACTACTAATCGTCCTGGTGTTTTGGTTTCTAACTATACAACTGGTGAGG
- a CDS encoding DnaB-like helicase C-terminal domain-containing protein, whose translation MNQSDREVDSRSEKRPTKADFRESGGFEQEAAVMLGLYREDYYDKQTTQKGIFEVSVLKSQFSSETTVNKIV comes from the coding sequence ATGAATCAGTCGGATAGAGAAGTTGATTCACGTTCCGAAAAGCGTCCAACTAAAGCAGATTTTCGGGAATCGGGAGGATTTGAACAGGAGGCTGCTGTGATGTTGGGTTTGTACCGGGAAGATTACTACGACAAACAGACTACCCAAAAAGGCATTTTTGAAGTTTCAGTTTTGAAAAGTCAGTTTAGTAGCGAGACGACTGTCAATAAGATTGTTTGA
- a CDS encoding hybrid sensor histidine kinase/response regulator, translating to MPLANDIPHSQRRCLRRAAPTLRTILVIPFVLQIFAAVGLVGYLSFRNSQQAVNHLAHQLIREASLRVDQHLDTYLASSYEIARSNAELVESGLLNRQDLDLVGYQFWQKVKLHQKISYMHFTQTNSNYLGVGRWLPGEGITVDEVSPRTKGKNVVYKMDNQGNRTQKIGAYDFNPLTYPPFVRTSQVRKPNWSPVKVLQEIDGYVALVFGHPVYDRNQKFIGMMAADLTLSQIGDFLQDLKVSPSGKIFIIERDGMLIAHSVKQPILKATGKEKQRLNILEDPDPLIQATAQHLQRKFGSFEQIKNAQELDLKVGGDSSLLTQSERQFIQVTPWRDRFGLDWLVVVVIPESDFMKQINANTRTTILLSLAALFIATVFGIFTARWVTQPILRLNQAAKDIAKGNWNQTVELKRTDELGELAISFNQMAGQLKESFETLEQRVSDRTAALAESNQQLEHAKEKAEVANHAKSSFIANMSHELRTPLNAILGFSQLMTRSKTLSIEHQENISIITRSGEHLLTLINNILDLSKIEAGKTTLNLKHFDLYRLLSDLEDMFRLKAEDKRLQLLFEHLADVPRYVETDEVKLRQVLINLISNAIKFTDKGGVSLKVKAMSDDESLRVYASSEASFTHTLYFEVEDSGAGIAADELDKLFEAFAQTQTGKNAQEGTGLGLPISRNFVQLMGGEMNVSSQVGYGTLVKFQIQVTAVETADEETLRFKRQIIALESNQPSYRILVVDDKDINRQILVKLLRPLGFEVKEAENGQEAIDIWQQWQPHLIWMDMRMPVLNGVEATQYIKTQANGNGNSPKIIALTASSLEEERAAILAVGCDDFMRKPFRDYEIFDAMAKHIGVLYVYEETLNQPQAHLPTAKLQPSDFHKMSSEWLSEFHAAATAGRDQRLMELIEKIPEQNSAIVQTLKHLVDNFEFDALLELTQSIF from the coding sequence ATGCCCCTTGCTAATGATATACCTCACAGTCAGCGGCGATGCCTACGGCGGGCTGCGCCAACGCTCCGCACTATCCTAGTGATTCCATTTGTGCTGCAAATCTTTGCTGCTGTAGGATTAGTCGGTTATCTCTCATTCCGCAACAGTCAGCAGGCGGTGAATCACCTAGCTCATCAGTTGATTCGAGAAGCCAGTTTACGAGTCGATCAACATTTAGATACTTACTTAGCAAGTTCTTATGAAATCGCACGCAGCAATGCTGAACTAGTTGAGTCAGGGTTACTTAACCGACAAGATTTAGATTTAGTTGGCTATCAGTTTTGGCAGAAAGTGAAATTGCATCAAAAAATTAGCTATATGCACTTTACCCAAACCAATAGCAATTATTTAGGAGTTGGACGATGGTTGCCTGGTGAAGGAATTACTGTCGATGAAGTTTCCCCTCGAACGAAGGGAAAAAACGTTGTCTATAAAATGGATAATCAAGGAAACCGAACTCAAAAAATTGGTGCTTATGACTTTAATCCGCTAACTTATCCTCCATTTGTACGAACCTCACAAGTACGTAAACCCAATTGGTCGCCTGTGAAAGTTTTGCAAGAAATTGACGGATATGTTGCTCTTGTATTTGGTCATCCAGTTTACGATCGCAATCAAAAATTCATCGGCATGATGGCAGCCGATCTTACACTATCTCAGATCGGTGACTTCCTTCAAGATTTGAAAGTCAGTCCCTCTGGAAAAATTTTTATTATTGAGCGGGATGGAATGTTAATTGCTCACTCAGTAAAGCAGCCGATTCTCAAAGCAACTGGTAAAGAAAAGCAACGCCTGAATATTTTAGAAGATCCCGATCCGCTAATTCAAGCAACTGCCCAACATTTGCAGCGTAAATTTGGCAGCTTCGAGCAAATCAAGAATGCACAAGAACTTGATTTAAAAGTAGGTGGCGATTCTTCTTTGCTGACACAAAGTGAACGTCAATTTATACAAGTGACTCCGTGGCGAGATCGATTTGGTCTGGATTGGTTGGTAGTCGTGGTGATTCCCGAATCAGACTTTATGAAACAAATCAATGCCAACACCCGCACCACAATTTTACTAAGTTTAGCTGCTTTGTTCATTGCTACAGTGTTTGGAATTTTTACAGCTCGTTGGGTGACTCAACCGATCCTGCGCCTCAATCAAGCTGCCAAAGACATCGCCAAAGGAAATTGGAACCAAACAGTTGAACTCAAGCGCACCGATGAACTAGGAGAGTTAGCCATCTCCTTTAACCAGATGGCAGGACAACTTAAAGAATCATTCGAGACACTAGAACAACGAGTTAGCGATCGCACAGCCGCATTAGCTGAATCCAATCAACAGCTAGAACACGCCAAAGAGAAAGCAGAAGTGGCAAATCATGCTAAGAGTTCTTTCATTGCTAACATGAGTCACGAACTCCGTACCCCTCTCAACGCCATTTTGGGGTTCTCCCAACTAATGACTCGCAGCAAAACTCTATCCATTGAACACCAAGAAAATATCAGCATCATCACTCGCAGTGGTGAACATCTATTAACGCTAATCAACAACATCTTGGATTTGTCCAAAATTGAAGCAGGCAAAACTACACTCAATCTCAAGCATTTTGATTTATATCGTTTGTTGAGCGATTTAGAAGATATGTTTCGCCTCAAAGCCGAAGATAAAAGATTACAACTGTTATTTGAACATTTAGCAGATGTGCCGCGCTATGTAGAAACTGATGAAGTAAAACTGCGCCAAGTTTTAATTAACCTAATTAGTAATGCAATTAAATTTACCGATAAGGGTGGGGTATCCCTGAAAGTCAAGGCGATGTCTGACGACGAGTCACTGCGCGTCTACGCTTCCTCTGAAGCTTCATTCACCCACACCCTATATTTTGAGGTAGAAGACTCTGGCGCAGGCATTGCTGCTGATGAACTTGATAAGTTGTTTGAAGCCTTTGCTCAAACCCAAACCGGCAAAAACGCCCAGGAAGGAACAGGCTTAGGATTACCCATCAGCCGCAATTTTGTACAGTTGATGGGTGGCGAGATGAATGTCAGTTCTCAAGTAGGGTATGGCACGCTTGTTAAATTCCAGATTCAGGTGACAGCCGTTGAGACAGCTGATGAAGAAACCTTGAGGTTCAAGCGACAGATTATTGCTTTGGAATCCAATCAACCCAGTTACCGCATTTTAGTTGTGGATGATAAAGATATCAATCGCCAGATTCTAGTGAAGTTGCTCCGTCCCTTGGGCTTTGAAGTGAAGGAAGCTGAAAATGGTCAAGAAGCGATCGACATTTGGCAACAATGGCAGCCTCACTTAATTTGGATGGATATGCGAATGCCAGTACTGAATGGCGTTGAAGCCACACAATACATAAAAACTCAAGCTAATGGTAACGGTAACAGCCCAAAAATTATCGCCTTGACTGCTAGCAGTTTAGAAGAAGAACGCGCCGCAATTTTGGCAGTTGGTTGCGATGACTTTATGCGAAAACCATTTCGAGACTACGAAATTTTCGACGCGATGGCAAAGCATATTGGAGTGCTATACGTATATGAAGAAACTTTAAATCAGCCACAAGCGCATTTGCCCACGGCTAAATTGCAACCATCCGATTTCCATAAAATGTCTAGCGAATGGCTGAGTGAATTTCACGCTGCTGCCACCGCCGGACGAGATCAACGACTGATGGAACTGATCGAAAAAATTCCTGAGCAGAACTCGGCAATAGTACAAACTCTCAAGCATTTGGTCGATAACTTCGAGTTTGATGCACTGCTCGAACTTACTCAATCTATTTTTTAA
- a CDS encoding sensor histidine kinase, whose translation MKILSKTEILVVDDLPDNLRLVSNLLVEQGYVVRKATNGTMALRSAQAEPPDLILLDINMPDLDGYEVCRQLKTFDNTRAIPVIFLSALDDAIDKVKAFKVGGIDYITKPFQVEEMLIRIQTQLTVQRFTQTLEQQVEQRTTELSQALHHLKETQLQLVQHEKMSALGNLVAGIAHEINNPVGFIAGNLQPAIDYINDLFRLVDFYQTKMPDVEPDIADIDLEYMREDLPKLINSLKLGVQRIRHISTSLRTFSRADQDYKVLFNIHEGIDSTIMILKHRLKASDDRPEIEIVKDYANLPQVECFPGQLNQVFMNILANAIDALEDSNIGRSFTDIEVNPNQITVKTELSNDSQFVNICIQDNGIGMRNDVKQKIFEHLYTTKAVGKGTGLGLAIAHQIVVEKHRGALAVNSTLGEGTEFVITLPVKGG comes from the coding sequence ATGAAAATTCTATCCAAAACCGAAATCCTTGTAGTTGACGATCTGCCAGACAATCTCCGCTTAGTGTCTAATCTGTTAGTAGAACAGGGCTACGTAGTACGTAAAGCTACAAATGGTACAATGGCGTTGCGATCGGCTCAGGCAGAACCTCCAGACCTGATTTTATTAGATATCAATATGCCCGATCTTGATGGCTATGAAGTATGTCGCCAACTCAAAACCTTTGATAACACTCGTGCCATTCCTGTGATTTTTCTCAGTGCGCTTGATGATGCGATCGACAAGGTAAAAGCATTTAAGGTCGGTGGCATAGACTACATTACCAAACCCTTCCAAGTTGAGGAAATGTTGATTCGCATTCAAACCCAATTGACAGTACAACGCTTCACTCAAACTCTAGAACAACAAGTTGAACAACGAACTACTGAACTTTCCCAAGCCTTGCATCATCTCAAAGAAACTCAACTCCAGTTGGTACAGCATGAGAAGATGTCTGCGTTGGGCAATCTTGTGGCTGGCATTGCTCACGAGATCAACAACCCTGTTGGCTTTATTGCTGGGAATTTGCAACCTGCGATTGATTATATTAACGACTTGTTTAGATTAGTTGATTTTTATCAAACTAAAATGCCTGATGTTGAACCAGACATTGCAGACATTGACTTGGAATATATGCGAGAAGATTTGCCTAAGTTAATTAATTCACTAAAACTCGGAGTTCAACGCATTCGCCACATCAGCACGAGTTTACGTACCTTTTCCAGAGCCGATCAAGATTACAAAGTACTATTTAACATTCATGAGGGTATCGATAGCACAATTATGATTCTCAAACACCGCTTGAAAGCTAGTGATGATCGTCCAGAGATTGAAATTGTCAAGGACTATGCTAATTTACCTCAAGTCGAGTGCTTTCCGGGACAACTTAATCAGGTGTTCATGAACATTCTGGCAAATGCAATCGATGCTTTGGAAGACTCGAATATAGGACGGAGTTTCACTGATATTGAAGTGAACCCAAACCAGATTACAGTGAAAACTGAACTGTCAAATGATAGCCAATTCGTCAACATCTGCATTCAAGACAACGGCATCGGCATGAGAAATGATGTCAAACAGAAGATTTTTGAGCATTTGTATACTACAAAAGCTGTTGGTAAGGGAACAGGATTAGGATTAGCGATCGCTCATCAGATTGTAGTCGAAAAACATCGTGGAGCGCTCGCTGTTAATTCAACTTTAGGTGAGGGAACTGAGTTTGTAATTACGCTCCCAGTGAAAGGGGGATAA
- a CDS encoding four helix bundle protein — protein MNQNISIADRTKALAIRIVKACTFLDEKSGVCRTLSKQLLRSGTAIGANVREAQSAQSDKDFLSKLEIALKEERETEYWLEILIESELVDKSKFDSLLQETREIGKILVSSTRKVKEKINKLN, from the coding sequence ATGAATCAAAATATTAGTATAGCTGACAGAACCAAAGCTTTGGCAATAAGAATAGTTAAAGCTTGCACTTTCCTAGATGAAAAATCTGGTGTTTGCCGTACTTTATCAAAGCAGTTGCTACGAAGTGGTACTGCTATTGGGGCTAATGTTAGAGAAGCTCAATCGGCACAATCTGATAAAGATTTTCTTAGCAAGCTAGAAATTGCACTAAAAGAAGAAAGAGAAACTGAATACTGGCTGGAAATATTAATAGAGTCAGAACTGGTTGATAAAAGTAAGTTTGACTCATTACTGCAAGAAACTAGAGAAATTGGAAAGATTCTGGTTTCATCTACTCGAAAGGTGAAGGAGAAAATCAACAAGCTCAATTAA
- a CDS encoding class I SAM-dependent methyltransferase: MENLKQTIASYSNKDIEVRKHWYSPAAEAYNRARPRYPQQLIKQVVEVAQLSSESKILEVGCGPGTATTSFAQLGYSMKCLEPNPDFLKLAQQNCQTYPDVEIQNTSFEEWTLEVGQFDAVLAASSFHWISPEIGYAKAASALKDNRYLILLWNKELQPRYEVYQSLSEIYQAYAPSVARYEDDETQQEILKQLGGMIIDSRQFRDLKFGQVKSEVIYSSDEYLTLLNTYSPYLKLEPQKKELLFAGLKQRIDNDFGGQLKLSYISAFHIAQKN; this comes from the coding sequence ATGGAAAATCTGAAACAAACAATAGCTAGCTACTCTAATAAAGATATAGAAGTGCGAAAACATTGGTACTCTCCAGCAGCAGAAGCTTACAACAGGGCAAGACCCCGTTATCCACAACAATTAATTAAGCAAGTTGTCGAGGTAGCCCAACTTTCTAGTGAGTCAAAAATTTTGGAAGTAGGATGTGGTCCGGGGACAGCAACAACATCATTTGCTCAATTAGGTTATTCAATGAAATGTTTGGAACCAAATCCCGATTTTTTAAAGTTAGCCCAACAGAATTGTCAAACCTATCCAGATGTAGAAATTCAAAACACATCTTTTGAGGAATGGACACTAGAAGTAGGTCAGTTTGATGCTGTATTAGCAGCATCTTCTTTTCATTGGATATCTCCTGAAATAGGCTATGCAAAAGCGGCAAGTGCATTAAAGGATAACAGATATTTGATTTTACTGTGGAATAAGGAACTGCAACCTAGGTACGAAGTTTATCAAAGTTTATCAGAAATTTATCAAGCATACGCTCCATCTGTTGCTCGTTATGAAGATGATGAAACACAACAAGAAATCCTCAAACAATTAGGGGGTATGATAATTGATTCTAGGCAATTTAGAGACTTGAAGTTTGGACAAGTTAAATCTGAAGTAATCTATAGCTCAGATGAATATTTAACTCTGTTAAATACTTATTCACCGTATTTAAAGTTAGAACCACAAAAAAAAGAATTGCTGTTTGCCGGGTTAAAGCAACGAATAGATAATGACTTTGGAGGACAGCTTAAACTTTCATATATTTCGGCTTTTCATATTGCCCAAAAGAATTAA
- a CDS encoding transposase family protein: MSNILNYIEENPKQTQRLIGLEYEQLQQLILNAERLYHEKQASLESKKVRIIAGGGGRKPKLPIPEQIILTLVYLRHLTTFQLLGIQFEVSESTANDTFNYWLPNLRELLPSSLLEQIKKNASDYEVVKEILTEYELIVDSYEQVRERPGDNNEQKKYFSGKKSNHTFKTQMIILPDASDIVDVVAGEPGPKSDITVFREYRSEFDAKQRFKGDKAYIGEDLITTPIKKPRNRELTTEQKEQNKIFSSKRIFVEHRIRTVKIFRVVQERFRLNPHKYEQVILTICGLVRLRIRALILPLEISSISSG, encoded by the coding sequence ATGAGCAATATACTGAATTACATTGAAGAGAATCCTAAACAAACACAAAGGTTAATAGGACTGGAATATGAACAGTTACAACAATTAATCCTAAATGCGGAACGTTTATATCATGAAAAACAAGCTTCACTAGAATCTAAGAAAGTTAGAATTATTGCTGGTGGAGGAGGTCGCAAACCAAAATTACCTATTCCCGAACAAATCATTTTAACTTTGGTGTATCTCCGGCATCTAACAACCTTCCAACTCCTAGGTATTCAGTTTGAAGTAAGCGAGTCTACCGCCAATGATACATTTAACTATTGGTTGCCTAACTTGCGAGAATTACTGCCATCCAGTTTGCTTGAACAAATTAAAAAAAACGCTTCTGACTATGAAGTAGTAAAAGAAATACTCACAGAATATGAATTAATAGTAGATAGCTATGAACAAGTCAGAGAAAGACCTGGAGACAATAATGAGCAAAAGAAATATTTTTCAGGCAAGAAGAGTAATCATACATTTAAAACTCAAATGATTATTTTACCTGATGCTAGCGATATCGTTGATGTTGTGGCAGGTGAACCTGGGCCAAAAAGCGATATAACAGTGTTTAGAGAATATCGGTCAGAGTTTGATGCCAAACAAAGATTTAAAGGAGATAAGGCATATATTGGAGAAGATTTAATTACAACTCCAATTAAGAAACCAAGAAATCGAGAACTAACAACTGAACAGAAAGAACAAAATAAAATATTTTCATCTAAACGGATCTTTGTTGAACATCGAATTCGAACAGTCAAAATATTTCGAGTTGTTCAAGAAAGATTTAGGTTAAATCCCCACAAATATGAGCAAGTAATTTTGACGATTTGTGGACTAGTAAGGTTACGAATTCGAGCGCTAATATTACCATTAGAAATATCGTCTATATCATCAGGTTGA
- a CDS encoding GNAT family N-acetyltransferase — protein sequence MGKQTINFLEEVCTSFNVQALHLEVEQKNTSAQSFYRRVGFEDHNRYLMTKLLNKQK from the coding sequence ATAGGTAAGCAAACAATCAACTTTCTTGAAGAGGTTTGCACCTCCTTCAATGTTCAGGCGTTACATCTTGAAGTTGAACAGAAAAATACTTCTGCTCAAAGTTTTTATCGCCGAGTTGGGTTTGAAGATCATAATCGCTATTTGATGACAAAATTACTAAATAAACAGAAATAG